The Dehalococcoidia bacterium genome has a segment encoding these proteins:
- a CDS encoding methylmalonyl-CoA mutase family protein codes for MSTTGKPKGATSSSGIPIKPIYTPEDVKGPHQERIGEPGKYPYTRSLHPTPYSQRLWTFRQYSGLAAAEDTNQRYKFLLSQGQTGLSVAMDLPSQIGYDSDDPLAEDEVGRVGVAISSLKDMELIFDGISLADVSTSFTINGTAAATLAMYFAVAEKQGVPLAKVRGTIQNDILKEYVARGTWIFPPEPSLRLIADSIEYCARHAPKFNSISIAGAHFHDAGASTVQELAFTLADGITYVDWTRRRGIPVDEFAPQLSFFFYTHNDFFEEIAKYRAGRRLWAKIMKERFGAKDPRSWMFRAGVVCGGSMLTAQQPHNNIVRVAYQAMASVLGGVQSVFTAAWDEAYTIPSEETAELALRTQQVLAYETGVANVVDPLGGSYYVESLTDAVEREAAKLIEDIDARGGMVPCIEKGYIQSLIARRAYEEQRKIESGEKVIVGVNKFAREETPPEIASYDVPEDAKRRHLERLNRVRKERDQAKAKAALAALERAARGAENTMPYLMDAVKAYCTMGEIYGTLRGVFGTFKEPVMQL; via the coding sequence ATGAGCACGACGGGCAAGCCCAAAGGCGCAACATCATCGTCCGGCATTCCGATCAAGCCCATCTACACGCCAGAGGATGTTAAAGGGCCGCACCAGGAGCGCATCGGCGAGCCGGGCAAGTACCCGTACACCCGCTCGCTGCACCCCACGCCCTACTCCCAGCGCCTCTGGACGTTCCGCCAGTACAGCGGCCTGGCCGCCGCGGAGGACACCAACCAGCGGTACAAGTTCCTGCTGTCCCAGGGCCAGACCGGCCTGAGCGTCGCCATGGACCTGCCGAGCCAGATAGGATACGACTCGGACGACCCCTTGGCCGAAGACGAGGTGGGACGCGTCGGCGTCGCCATCTCCAGCCTGAAGGACATGGAGCTTATCTTCGACGGCATCTCGCTGGCGGACGTCAGCACATCGTTCACCATCAACGGGACTGCGGCCGCGACGCTCGCCATGTACTTCGCCGTCGCGGAGAAGCAGGGCGTCCCGCTGGCGAAGGTGCGCGGCACCATTCAGAACGACATCCTGAAAGAGTACGTGGCGCGCGGCACCTGGATATTCCCGCCGGAGCCGTCCCTGCGGCTCATCGCGGACAGCATTGAGTACTGCGCCAGGCACGCGCCCAAGTTCAACTCCATCAGCATAGCGGGAGCGCACTTCCACGACGCGGGCGCATCCACCGTGCAGGAGCTCGCCTTCACGCTGGCCGACGGCATCACGTACGTTGACTGGACGCGCCGTCGCGGCATCCCCGTGGACGAGTTCGCGCCGCAGCTCAGCTTCTTCTTCTACACGCACAACGACTTCTTCGAGGAGATCGCCAAGTACCGCGCGGGCCGCCGCCTGTGGGCCAAGATCATGAAGGAGCGCTTCGGCGCGAAAGACCCGCGCTCATGGATGTTCCGCGCGGGCGTCGTCTGCGGCGGCAGCATGCTCACGGCGCAGCAGCCGCACAACAACATTGTGCGGGTGGCCTATCAGGCGATGGCCTCCGTGCTGGGCGGCGTGCAGTCCGTCTTCACCGCCGCCTGGGACGAGGCGTACACCATCCCCTCGGAGGAGACGGCCGAGCTGGCGCTGCGCACGCAGCAAGTGCTTGCGTACGAGACGGGCGTCGCGAACGTCGTTGACCCGCTGGGCGGCTCCTATTATGTCGAGTCGTTGACCGACGCCGTGGAGCGCGAGGCGGCCAAGCTCATCGAGGACATTGACGCGCGCGGCGGCATGGTCCCGTGCATCGAGAAGGGCTACATCCAGTCGCTCATCGCCCGCCGGGCGTACGAGGAGCAGCGCAAGATAGAGAGCGGCGAGAAGGTCATCGTGGGCGTGAACAAGTTCGCCAGAGAGGAAACGCCTCCAGAGATCGCCTCGTACGACGTGCCGGAAGACGCGAAGCGACGCCACCTGGAGCGTCTCAACCGTGTGCGCAAGGAGCGTGACCAGGCGAAGGCCAAGGCCGCCCTCGCCGCGCTGGAGCGGGCGGCGCGCGGCGCGGAGAACACGATGCCCTACCTGATGGACGCGGTGAAAGCCTACTGCACCATGGGAGAAATATACGGCACCCTCCGAGGCGTCTTCGGAACCTTCAAGGAGCCAGTGATGCAGCTATGA
- the mobB gene encoding molybdopterin-guanine dinucleotide biosynthesis protein B, which produces MASIVAFVGKTNSGKTTVLEGVVNALRERGYHVGAIKHFHHGVEMDRTGTDTWRFTRAGGNSVAIASPGRVWLTEARENVEPEWMAGRWMHDTDIVLCEDFKQSALPKVEVYRSKIGGELLSDPSEIVALVTDRPFPIQAPQFAPSDIAGIARFLEETCLRPARQVDSVDLFADGKRIPLGEFAQQIITRTLLGMASSLKGVGVPERLEFRVRRKSERT; this is translated from the coding sequence GTGGCGTCTATTGTTGCATTCGTAGGGAAGACTAATTCAGGCAAGACGACCGTGCTTGAGGGGGTGGTCAACGCCCTCCGCGAGCGCGGCTATCACGTGGGCGCCATCAAGCACTTTCATCATGGCGTGGAGATGGACAGAACGGGCACCGACACGTGGCGTTTCACGCGGGCCGGAGGCAATTCCGTCGCCATCGCCTCTCCGGGGCGGGTCTGGCTCACGGAGGCGCGGGAGAACGTCGAGCCCGAATGGATGGCGGGCCGCTGGATGCATGATACGGACATCGTCCTTTGCGAGGATTTCAAGCAGAGCGCGCTTCCCAAAGTGGAGGTCTATCGCAGCAAAATTGGCGGCGAGCTGCTGTCCGACCCTAGCGAGATCGTCGCGCTGGTCACGGACCGCCCGTTCCCCATCCAGGCGCCTCAGTTCGCGCCCTCCGACATCGCAGGGATCGCGCGGTTTCTGGAGGAGACCTGCCTGCGTCCTGCTCGACAGGTGGACAGCGTGGACCTGTTTGCCGATGGCAAGCGCATCCCTCTCGGGGAGTTCGCTCAGCAGATCATCACACGGACGCTGCTCGGCATGGCGTCGTCGCTCAAGGGTGTCGGCGTGCCGGAGCGCCTGGAATTCCGCGTCCGCCGCAAGAGTGAGCGGACGTAG
- a CDS encoding cobalamin B12-binding domain-containing protein, translated as MTRGRNVIRVLVAKVGLDGHDRGAKVVAQALRDAGMEVIYTGLRSTPEHVVQTALQEDVHILGLSILSGAHMALTRKVLAQLKEQGADKEMAVVVGGTMPPVDVRKLKEMGAAAVFPMGTAMSTVTKEMQELGKRMLAARENAASPA; from the coding sequence ATGACAAGAGGCAGGAATGTCATTCGGGTGCTCGTCGCGAAGGTGGGACTCGACGGGCACGACAGAGGCGCGAAGGTCGTGGCGCAGGCGCTGCGGGACGCGGGCATGGAGGTCATCTACACCGGCCTGCGCAGCACGCCGGAGCACGTCGTCCAGACCGCCCTGCAGGAGGATGTCCACATCCTGGGCCTGAGCATCCTGTCCGGCGCGCACATGGCCCTCACGCGCAAGGTGCTGGCCCAGTTGAAGGAGCAAGGTGCGGACAAGGAGATGGCCGTCGTGGTCGGCGGGACCATGCCGCCCGTGGACGTGCGGAAGCTCAAGGAGATGGGCGCAGCCGCCGTGTTCCCCATGGGCACAGCCATGTCGACCGTGACCAAAGAAATGCAGGAGCTCGGCAAGCGGATGCTGGCGGCGCGGGAAAACGCGGCTTCCCCCGCCTAG
- a CDS encoding CoA transferase yields MSNASDSTAASGALSGVRIVELSSGVPAALCCKILAGLGAQVVKVEPPGDGSGIRRLGPFPGDTPHPESGVVHLFADTSKQSVTLDWRAPAGADLLVRLLEDADALVEDVPPAEKDAAHSLFDRVARMEQRLVWTAVTPFGQTGPYRDLRMTDLTLAALSGWLFQTGEPGQEPLKAQGHLAEGCVAGATAAIGVLAALFRRGMSGAGQRLDVSCMESLISANRFLETTYAYTGYMTSRLGNRLPNTYPYTIYPCKDGHVAAICITDAQWESLCNMIGMPELLDDPRFTINRDRFQNADALGALLMPWFQQRTAQECFETGQLWRIPFSKVNSMADLLAMEQLHSRGYFESVRHPVAGEMRYPGPAIRFTASPWRAASAAPTLGQHNEQVWCRRLGLSRDDLARLRRQGVV; encoded by the coding sequence ATGTCCAACGCATCAGACAGCACCGCCGCGTCCGGCGCTCTGTCCGGAGTCCGCATTGTCGAGCTCAGCTCCGGCGTCCCCGCAGCCCTCTGCTGCAAGATACTCGCCGGTCTCGGCGCGCAGGTCGTCAAGGTCGAGCCGCCCGGCGACGGCAGCGGCATCCGCCGCCTCGGCCCCTTCCCCGGAGACACGCCCCACCCGGAATCAGGCGTCGTGCACCTTTTCGCGGACACGTCCAAGCAGAGCGTGACGCTGGACTGGCGCGCTCCCGCCGGCGCCGACCTGCTCGTCCGGCTCCTTGAGGACGCCGACGCGCTGGTGGAGGACGTGCCGCCCGCGGAGAAAGACGCCGCGCATTCCCTCTTCGACCGCGTGGCCCGCATGGAGCAGCGGCTCGTCTGGACGGCGGTCACGCCCTTCGGCCAGACCGGCCCCTACCGCGACCTGCGCATGACCGACCTCACACTGGCCGCGCTGAGCGGGTGGCTCTTCCAGACCGGCGAGCCGGGGCAGGAGCCGCTGAAGGCGCAGGGCCATCTGGCGGAGGGGTGCGTCGCCGGGGCGACGGCGGCCATCGGCGTGCTGGCGGCGCTGTTCCGGCGCGGCATGAGCGGCGCGGGCCAGCGGCTGGACGTCTCCTGCATGGAGAGCCTCATCTCGGCGAACCGCTTCCTGGAGACCACATACGCTTATACCGGCTACATGACGAGTCGCCTGGGGAACCGCCTGCCCAACACCTATCCCTACACCATTTACCCGTGCAAGGACGGCCACGTGGCCGCCATCTGCATCACCGACGCCCAGTGGGAGAGCCTGTGCAACATGATCGGCATGCCGGAGCTTCTGGACGACCCGCGCTTCACCATCAATCGCGACCGCTTCCAGAACGCCGACGCGCTGGGCGCTCTGCTGATGCCCTGGTTCCAGCAGCGCACCGCGCAGGAGTGCTTTGAAACAGGGCAACTCTGGCGCATCCCGTTCAGCAAGGTCAACTCGATGGCTGACCTGCTGGCGATGGAGCAACTGCACAGCCGGGGCTATTTCGAGAGCGTGAGGCACCCCGTGGCGGGCGAGATGCGCTATCCCGGCCCCGCGATACGCTTCACGGCCTCGCCGTGGCGCGCGGCGTCGGCGGCGCCCACGCTGGGCCAGCACAACGAGCAGGTCTGGTGCAGGCGACTCGGCCTTTCGCGCGACGACCTGGCGCGGCTGCGTCGCCAGGGGGTGGTCTAG
- a CDS encoding ribonuclease H-like domain-containing protein codes for MKAYLDIETTGLSPHYADITVVGISFGDVRDQDVIQLVGKDVNASNLVKVLKSATSICTYNGERFDLRFIHQKLGVDLLADFEHHDLMHDCWASGLYGGLKAVEQTLGIQRKLTGVDGLQAVRLWWAYVRRKDENALQTLLDYNKEDVLNLKHLERKLSLSRRSNGAGL; via the coding sequence ATGAAAGCCTACCTGGACATTGAGACGACGGGCCTGTCGCCCCATTACGCTGACATCACGGTGGTCGGGATTTCCTTTGGCGATGTGCGGGACCAGGACGTCATCCAGCTCGTGGGCAAAGACGTGAACGCGTCCAATCTGGTCAAAGTGTTGAAAAGCGCCACATCCATCTGTACCTATAACGGCGAGCGGTTTGACCTGCGTTTCATTCACCAGAAGCTTGGGGTTGACCTCTTGGCCGACTTCGAGCACCACGACCTCATGCATGACTGCTGGGCAAGCGGACTCTATGGCGGGCTGAAGGCGGTTGAGCAGACTCTCGGCATACAGCGCAAGCTGACCGGTGTTGACGGTCTGCAAGCCGTCAGGCTGTGGTGGGCCTATGTTCGCCGCAAGGACGAGAACGCCCTGCAAACGCTGCTCGACTACAACAAAGAGGACGTGTTGAACTTGAAGCACCTTGAGCGGAAACTGAGTCTGTCCCGCCGCTCAAACGGGGCTGGATTGTAA
- a CDS encoding molybdenum cofactor guanylyltransferase: protein MKSVTAIVLVGGRSTRLGRNKAREIIDGRPIIQRVLDAVQPLADEVLLVAAQGQDTAWPPRGGRIRPIVDVYAESGPLVGIYSGLAAAHLNCCVAVACDMPFLKAKLLQSLVELIPGYDAVVPRLEGRALPLHAVYA from the coding sequence ATGAAGTCCGTGACAGCCATTGTGCTCGTGGGTGGCCGCAGTACGCGGCTGGGCCGCAACAAGGCCCGGGAGATAATCGACGGGCGACCAATCATCCAGCGCGTGCTCGACGCGGTCCAGCCCCTCGCTGACGAGGTGCTGCTGGTGGCGGCGCAGGGGCAGGACACGGCATGGCCCCCGCGCGGCGGCCGCATTCGTCCTATTGTGGACGTGTACGCCGAAAGCGGGCCGCTCGTCGGCATTTACTCCGGCCTCGCTGCCGCGCACTTAAATTGCTGCGTCGCCGTCGCCTGCGACATGCCGTTTCTGAAGGCGAAGTTGTTGCAGTCGCTGGTGGAGCTTATCCCTGGCTATGACGCGGTCGTGCCACGCTTGGAAGGCCGGGCGCTGCCGCTTCACGCCGTCTACGCCTGA
- a CDS encoding enoyl-CoA hydratase/isomerase family protein: protein MTSGGIGPFANILYEEQAGVAILTINRPAVHNAISLATMDELETALAHLEASDSVHALVLTGAGDKSFVSGGDLMDFERLNTHDLAAGMSRRMQRIMARLNGLPMPVIGAVNGNAFGGGCEVALACDIRVASRDARMGFLQVTLGITPAWGGRERLLRLTGRSRALLLMLTGDVFTAEEAHRMGLVDVLAEPGQARETALALARRIGAQPPLAVRLIKQATDFATGVSPREAESIEADLFARSWLSADHDEALRARKEKRPPRFTGK, encoded by the coding sequence ATGACCAGCGGAGGGATCGGGCCTTTTGCCAACATCCTCTACGAGGAGCAGGCCGGCGTTGCCATCCTCACCATCAACCGGCCTGCCGTCCACAACGCCATCAGCCTCGCCACCATGGACGAGTTGGAGACCGCGCTGGCGCACCTGGAGGCGAGCGACAGCGTCCATGCCCTCGTCCTGACGGGCGCGGGAGACAAGAGCTTCGTCTCCGGCGGCGACTTGATGGACTTCGAACGGCTGAATACGCACGACCTGGCCGCGGGCATGTCCCGCCGCATGCAGCGCATCATGGCGCGGCTCAACGGCCTGCCCATGCCTGTCATCGGCGCGGTCAACGGGAACGCATTCGGCGGCGGCTGCGAGGTGGCGCTGGCCTGCGACATCCGCGTGGCGAGCCGGGACGCCCGCATGGGGTTCCTGCAAGTGACGCTCGGCATTACGCCCGCCTGGGGAGGCCGCGAGCGTCTGCTGCGGCTGACAGGGCGGTCGCGCGCCCTGCTGCTGATGCTGACGGGCGACGTCTTCACGGCGGAGGAGGCGCACCGCATGGGCCTCGTGGACGTGCTGGCGGAGCCGGGGCAGGCCCGCGAGACGGCGCTGGCGCTCGCCCGGCGCATCGGCGCGCAGCCGCCGCTGGCCGTGCGCCTCATCAAGCAGGCCACGGACTTCGCCACGGGCGTGTCGCCGCGTGAGGCGGAGAGCATTGAGGCGGACCTGTTCGCGCGTTCCTGGCTTTCCGCGGACCACGACGAGGCGCTGCGTGCGCGCAAGGAGAAGCGCCCGCCTCGGTTCACGGGGAAGTAG